The region AGCATAAGTCTGTTGGTTTGTGTGATTTTATATTATGGTGATGAGAAAAGAGTTTTTGGGATAAAAGTACCTTAGGGGCCATCCTCAAGTCAGTTGGACTTCCTTTAAGAGAAAGCTCTGAACTGCACCTCATCTAAAGAAAATAAATAGattaaagacttgacaacaattaCAGTAAATCAAATCATGAATTATTTATTACTAAAGCACTATCATTTAATTATTATCAGCTTTTGATATAAAGTAATAGATAACAAAGAAATCTACCTTTAAAACAGGCGCCTTCTCCACACAAACTGTCATATTTTGGTAtatccatatcaacataaggcagcacaattcgaattttgtttAGGATGTATTCTCCAGTGGTTGACTGAAATGCCGTGAGATCTCGACCAATGATGTGATTCCATGATTTGTAATAACCCAacacatcttcttcttcttcttcttcttttccatcATCATACACAAAACTCACTCCACACTCCTTTGTAACTGCACTACCAATATCATATGGTTTCTGCCTTAGGATAACAGTAATAGTAACGTGATCACCACATTCCATTTCATTCATCCCAAACATCCAATAGCTTGACAACGTCAAATACATTCCACTTAGATAGACTAtgtcaatgtaatggttgtataTCCAAGTGAGGTTCTTTGTAATATTACTAATTATGATCACCGGCAAATTAAGAGGTACATCATCTACAAATCCAAACCCCTCCTCCAGAAAAAATTGAGATGTCAGCACACAACAGAAATTCAATCCTCTAAACGTGTTAGGAGATGATGGGATTGTAAATGATATTGATGGCCCACTGCTTCTCTCCGTAATCCAATTCGGCATCTCTTCTCCTCCATAAATTGTACTGAATATTCCAAATTCATAATACACCTGCCAAACACCACCACCTTCATTAGATcaccatattatatatatataatatccacAGAAAGACATACTTAACAAGAGCAAACCTGGATTTCAGATTCCTTTGGTCCAGAAAACCAAACATCAGTTCGCACACGCCTTTCATTAAGGAAGTCTAGCTTAGTCCAGCCCAAACTATGTAATAACTTTTCATCAATACCAGCCATTGGTTGGATTTTGATTAAGCCTTCAAATTCAAATGACGAAGTTGCAAACATCTTCCAGTCTACTGACAACTCGAGCGGGGACATGTCAGGATCAAACACAACTTTTTGTAGCAAAGGCTTATTAGAATTAGAATGAAGGTCCAAATATGTTAGTGTATGTGGAAGATGATCGACTGACGTTAGCAAATTACAATTTACCATACTAAGTGACTCAAGCTTAGGAAGGCTTTTAACACAGTAGGGCAGAGAAACGATGGGATTATCATCTAAATATAATTCCTTTAACATAGATAGGCTACTGAAGTCCATGGGAAAGGATTCGGTCGACAAGTTATTATTTGCAAGCGACAAGCTTACTAAAGATCTCGGTAAAGATATGGTAAACAATTTTGAATAAGTTGGTATAGCCTCTGGAATGGCGGGGGAAAAGATTACTATGCTTTTTTCAGGGGAATCAATATCCTTAACCTGGATTCGAGATTCACTGAGATTACAACCCTCTATCAATAGTGTTTTAACTTTCTTTAACATGCCTATGATTCTTGGAAGATTTTCAAGCTTGTTGCAGTAGCTCAGATCAACATGGACAAGTTCAACACATTGCTCAATTGATTCACAAACATCAAGCAAACCAATGCAGTCTATAAGTATTAACCTCTCAAGTGCAGGGAGTTGGTCAAAGCCACCCAGACTATGAAGTTGTTGACAAAAACTTAAATTTAGAATCTTCAATGATCGAGGCAACCTTTTGTCTTCTAAGAAAAATCCAGTTGACAGCTGATATGGAGATAACTTAGAATAGTACTGAATTTTATCAAGTGAACATGGAAAAATAATAAACTTAGATAAATTACCTTTTGCCTCTTTTGAAGTCGTTGTGGATTACTATAACAAAttccaaatgattcaatattGCTATATGACATATCAAGAGCAACCAGATTATCCATCGGCAAGTCCGAAGGTATAGACTTTAAAGTGAACCCATGCATACACAACCATCTTAGTTCTTCTGAAAAATTCTCATAAGGCCCAGTAGTTTGCACATAATTGAGTTGTAGTAGCATCAGATTGTCCATGTTACTTAATGCATCTGTTTTTAGCTCAAATGATGCATGAAACTTCTTTTTCTCAAGCATTCGCATATCAAGGACAAGGCCTAGAACATTTTCTGTACCCTATGAAGAGATgtaaata is a window of Lactuca sativa cultivar Salinas chromosome 1, Lsat_Salinas_v11, whole genome shotgun sequence DNA encoding:
- the LOC111915696 gene encoding disease resistance protein RPV1, with product MVVLSEFSEGSSSSSSTHGHRYDVFLSFRGLDTRNSFTAYLHKALVDANITTFLDDEEIETGEDLKPELESAIKASRASVIVLSKNYASSSWCLDELVMILKQRVKSNQIVIPVFYHVEPTHVRKQQSSFGDAMAKHRQRMEAETNENKRSQWDQKIDRWNKALKEVADLKGKDVTGRLEMEFIEEIVQDIYHRLRLPLNSPLPLLIGMEDSITLVTSWLKDASSHTTDILTILGMGGIGKTSLAKYVYGLHCREFETSSFIGNISRRCDEKFSGLLELQKQLYDDISKARSIKVHEVSIYTSKIENVVTRKKVFLVLDDVDSLHQLDALLGSKGFHPGSKVIITTKDAWLTESCALFKTNVKPNHAKHFLQVLDETPSRKLLCFHAFMSYTPKANYEEVTGNFVKYCEGHPMALEVLGKSLHNRDVAYREDWIKQLTKEPGSPIDNVLRMSFNSLPSTNDKDLFKHIGCFFVGKDRDVTETILEACNINIRSGITNLVDRCLLSIGSNNELMMHQLLQNMGRFIVHQESPHKPWKRSRLWCHEESFKVLKQNKGTENVLGLVLDMRMLEKKKFHASFELKTDALSNMDNLMLLQLNYVQTTGPYENFSEELRWLCMHGFTLKSIPSDLPMDNLVALDMSYSNIESFGICYSNPQRLQKRQKLSTGFFLEDKRLPRSLKILNLSFCQQLHSLGGFDQLPALERLILIDCIGLLDVCESIEQCVELVHVDLSYCNKLENLPRIIGMLKKVKTLLIEGCNLSESRIQVKDIDSPEKSIVIFSPAIPEAIPTYSKLFTISLPRSLVSLSLANNNLSTESFPMDFSSLSMLKELYLDDNPIVSLPYCVKSLPKLESLSMVNCNLLTSVDHLPHTLTYLDLHSNSNKPLLQKVVFDPDMSPLELSVDWKMFATSSFEFEGLIKIQPMAGIDEKLLHSLGWTKLDFLNERRVRTDVWFSGPKESEIQVYYEFGIFSTIYGGEEMPNWITERSSGPSISFTIPSSPNTFRGLNFCCVLTSQFFLEEGFGFVDDVPLNLPVIIISNITKNLTWIYNHYIDIVYLSGMYLTLSSYWMFGMNEMECGDHVTITVILRQKPYDIGSAVTKECGVSFVYDDGKEEEEEEDVLGYYKSWNHIIGRDLTAFQSTTGEYILNKIRIVLPYVDMDIPKYDSLCGEGACFKDEVQFRAFS